Genomic DNA from Nonomuraea rubra:
GCCTGTCACCGGGCGGAGGACGTGCTGCTCTCCACCTGACTCTTCAGGTAACCGCACATGTCGTCGGCGAGCTTCTCCATCAGCCGGGCCAGGTCCGCCCGCTCCTGCTCGGGCCAGTCGGCCAGCACGGCCTCGAACCACTGGGAGGCGGCCCGGCGGCAGGCGAGCGCCGCCCGGCCGCCGTCCTCGGTGAGCGCGATGCGCCAGGCCCGCCCGTCGTCGGGGTCGCGTACCCGCTCGACCAGCCCGCGCCGCTCCAGCGCGGCCACGTGCCGCGTCACGTGCGGGCTCTCCACCTGAAGGCTCTCGGCGATCTTCCCGATCCTGCGCGGCTCGTCCGCGTCCAGCAGGTCGACGAGGATCTGGACGTCCGGCCGGTCCAGGCGGATGCCCGCGGCCTGGGTCAGCCGCTCGTGCGTCTTGGCACGGTTGAGTGAGGTCGC
This window encodes:
- a CDS encoding MarR family winged helix-turn-helix transcriptional regulator codes for the protein MDENLHRTVDSYRRLATSLNRAKTHERLTQAAGIRLDRPDVQILVDLLDADEPRRIGKIAESLQVESPHVTRHVAALERRGLVERVRDPDDGRAWRIALTEDGGRAALACRRAASQWFEAVLADWPEQERADLARLMEKLADDMCGYLKSQVESSTSSAR